The sequence AAATAAGTTATCAATTTATGCAACACAATATAAATTGATGAAAATGTTCACCAAAATAAGAGCATTTGTGCCTTGTTAAAAGTTGGTGCTCAAGATTTGAGATAGTGATAATTTATCGCAAACAACATATACATGATTATCATGAAACAGATGACGTACAAAGTACTTCGTGAGCTGTTAGGCGATCTGAAGGTCGAGAGCAGAGCATTTTTCTTATGAGGTCCTTTGCGCTATCAGAGATCATTGGCCATGGTTCTGAGTCAAAGTCAATGACTCCCTTCAAAACTGCATCAAATATTCCTTGTTGTGTTTCTGAAAAACAGGCACAATTCAGTCCTAGGAATTCACAAAATTTTGTAAAAGCACAAATAAGAACTATACCTGCCCAAAAGGGTGGCACCCCACTCAACAATATGTATAGTATCACCCCAGCTGTCCAGACATCAGCTTCTGGTCCGTAGTGCTTACATAGTACCTCAGGAGCTACATAATATGGACTGCCAACAACGTCTGTAAAGATCTGGCCTGAAATTGCAAGAGAACCAAGTTAATGTTGATAGAACCTAAATTAAGAACAACATCATTTGCCTGTATAACCAATAGAAGATATAGTAATAGAACTCAACCTTCGGCTTATAGTCATGGATCGCATCAGCAAGAAAACAGATTAATGGCATCTGAAATAAGCTTGGaggaaaatatatatgaaaaggGCAAGAAATCTGCTCGGATTAATTCCTAGTCAATTATAGAAGGGTTCATGATTGTGCTGTGTCAATTTATCATTTTTAGGCTTAGCCCCTCTCTGGatgaagaaaaacaaagaaatctGGCCTCGTAAGGAATTCTACGATGCAGTAGATGAGGTGTAAGAGTCATTCTAAATGCTTCAAGCATTATCCAGTTAAATGAGGATTGTTAAGTAAATTTTGTATTTGGTGATGCAGATTCAAAGGATCTCAAGACTATGCTAACCATTTCTAGCAATTCAGTACCGAATTATGCACACAACAAAACAATTAATGGTGTTTCAGCAAACGAAAGATCCAGTAGCTTATTCGAGCCATGTTGCCACCGCCACTGGGAACAGTAAATTTACTGAAGGCATATCAGAGGTGTTTGATTATTCCTACTGAGCTATGCATATAGTGCTACCGAGCTATGCATCAACAAGACACTGCAACAACATGAATTCCAAAAATTAGGATCGCAGAACATTTTAATGAAATTAAACATGTGATGATATGGAACCAACAACAGCAGAATCAGATATTATTAGCAATGCTGGTAGATAATTGACAACATCAGACAGATCAAAATGATCATTCGACTCCAGTTCCAAAAGGGCGAGTACCAATCATCAATCGTTCTTGCTTACCGGGCTTGAAGAAGACGGAGAGCCCAAAGTCTATGGCCTTGAGCGAGGAGTCGTCGTCCCTATTAGCCAGCAAGAAGTTCTCTGGCTTGAGGTCCCTGTGCATAACCCCCAGCGAGTGGCACGCCTCGACGACCCCGACGATGATCCTGGTCAGCTCGGCGGCCTTGCGCTCGCTGTAGTGCCCCCGCTGTATGATGCGGTCGAAGAGCTCCCCGCCCTCGCACAGCTCCATCACGATGTGCACGTACAGTGGGTCCTCGTACGCGCCCTTGATGGTGACCACGTTCTTGTGCCCCGACAGGTGGTGCATGATCTGGATCTCCCGCCTCACGTCCTCCACGTCCTCCTTGGCGATCAGCTTTCGCTTGGAGATGGACTTGCAGGCGTACTCCCTCCCCGTGGCCACCTCGGTGCACAGGTACGTAGTGCCGAACTGGCCCTGCCCCAACTTGCGGCCGAGGGTATAGAGGTCGCGGAGGTTGGCGGTCCTGTGGCCGAGGACCCAGGTGGCGCTGCCTTCGCCGCTGCGCCGCATGGCGCCGTCACGATCGGGCTTTGCTGCCGGCTGCGGGGGCTCGTCCGGGTCGAGGTGGGAGAAGGACAGGTGGTAGCGAGGGGTGCCGTCGGAGGACGAGCAAGAGGAGGACCGGTCGGTAGGCCCGCTGTAGCTGGGAAAGTACCTGCTTCCTACTAACGATCCGCCACGGCAGGTGTTGCCCATCTAACGACGACGGGATCACCTACGAGCACAATGTTAACACTGAAAAGATCACCATGATTTCACTGAAACCATAGACGTTGTGCTTGATTTcttagagggagagagagagagagagagagagagagagagacgaggaaAGCGGAggagatcgatttgccttttgCGAATGGTTGGTTCTTTGGTTTCTATGGTTTGGTCTACGTGAATGCACAAGGTGGGGAGGAAAGGAAGGGGGACAACGTCGACGCCCTTCGAAGCCTGAGCTTGCTTATGACCAGGAATTAGGATGAAGACCAAGTTAAATTTGGAGCGATCTTGTCTGTCTCTATTAGAACCATTTGGTGTGCTAATTTAGGGTCAACGGTCAAATTCAACGGAGACGGGTCAACCGACATCACGGAAAAGCCATGCAACACCAAACAGCTAAATCCACCACTCCCGAGACGCTTTTCTTTACGGCTCCCCAAAACCCCATCCAAACCCTAATCCTTGCCCTTCTCGATCTCCCTCCTCGATTCGATCACCGTACTCCGTCTGCCATCCCCGCCGGAGCCCTCCCATGAGTCATCCATAGCCAAGTCTCGGTCTTTGATCCCCTGGATGCTTCGATCCCGTAGAGCCGAATCACTCCTCAAGCGGCCGGCGCTTCGatccgtaaagatcttaactcgtCTGTCAAACTGCGGCAGTTTGCCTCTCGCCGCCGCCTTCTCCTCCGCCGATGCCTTGAATGAGGACACACGTTGCGTCGTCGAACCCAAGGCTCGTCCCGTTCCCCATCTCCTTTCGCAGAGTTCCTGCGGGTCGGCTTCTCGCGTCGCGCGGAAGCTGCGGTGTCTGAGAGGGAAGCCCGACGTTCCCCTCGCCTTCTTTAAGGACAGCGTGGCCCTCGGGTTCCGCCACGACCACTCCACCTACTCGGCGATCGTCAGAATCTTAGCGGAGTCCCATTGTCACAAACAATTGGTGACTTTCTTCTGCGATTTGATATCTTCTGGCAGGGAGCATGGTTTCGAAGTACCGGCCCTTTTTGATGCCCTTGCACGTCAACTGAACGATTCGAGCTTGTTGACGTGTGCAGTCGATGCTATGATCGAAGCATGCACATTCTGTTTGACGCCTGAAAAGGCTGTGTATATGTTTTCCCAGCTGAATTCGTCGAGGTTTATCCCATCGGCATGGTCCTGTGTCGTTCTTCTGAAGTTTATCACTAAAGATAGCGACTTGGAGACTGTAATGACAGTTTATGATCAGATGAAGAAATTAGGGACTAGTATAGCTGCTAATTTATCTTCAGTGGTGATCAAGGCTCTCTTTCAAGCAGGGAAGTTAGATGATGCACTTCAAGTTTTGGAGGACGTCAAGGAATCTGGACTAGAACCTTCTCCAATCATCTACTCGGACGTTATAGAAGGCTTGTGCGCTTGTGGGAGATATGAAGCGGGTCATGCAATACTTGAAGAAACAGTAAGAAATGGTATTGATGTGAATGTTTTCACCTATAATAAGGTGATTGATGGACTGTCTCAAGGTAGGAGACTACAGGAAGCTGAAATGCTTTTAAAAGAGATGATAAAAAGAGGTGTGCACCCAGATACATTTAGCTACGGAATTCTTATTCGAGGTTACTGTGACACAGGCAATCTGATAAGAGCTCTGGATATGTATGAGGAAATGGTGACTCACAGCATCAAACCAGATGCCACCATTATAAGCTTTCTCCTTCATTGCTTCTGCAAATTGGGTATGGATTTTGAAGCAATAGAGTTCTTCCAGAAATTTAAGGACTCAGGGCTTCATGTTGATGAAGTTCTGTATGATATCATTATTATCGCACActgcaagctgggaagaatgagAGATGCAGCGGAATTGCTTAAAGAAATGAAGAGTAAGGGGTTGAATCCTGACAAGATCCACTACACAAACTTAATAAATGGTTATTGTCGCAAAGGAGAAATGTATAATGCCCAGAAGGTGTTTGCTGATATGGTGAAGAAGGATGTTGAGCCTGATCTTTTTACTTACAATGTATTAGCCAGTGGGTTTTGTAGGAATGGATTTGTTAAGGAGGCATTTGATCTTCTGGATTATATGTTGGATAGAGGCATAGAGCCGAATGCTCTCACCTATAGTGTGGCAATCGATGGTCTCTGTAGAGGTGGCAAGCTAAAGGAGGCAGAAATACTTTTTAAAATACTGGAAGAGAGGAAAATTGCACAATGTGCCGTTCTTTTCAGTTCAATGGTTTGTGGTTACTTGGAATCCGGTTGCACAAAAGAAGCTTCCATGCTCTTTGTTAAGTTCTCTAAGCAAGG comes from Musa acuminata AAA Group cultivar baxijiao chromosome BXJ3-3, Cavendish_Baxijiao_AAA, whole genome shotgun sequence and encodes:
- the LOC103978219 gene encoding calcium-dependent protein kinase 26 isoform X2, whose amino-acid sequence is MGNTCRGGSLVGSRYFPSYSGPTDRSSSCSSSDGTPRYHLSFSHLDPDEPPQPAAKPDRDGAMRRSGEGSATWVLGHRTANLRDLYTLGRKLGQGQFGTTYLCTEVATGREYACKSISKRKLIAKEDVEDVRREIQIMHHLSGHKNVVTIKGAYEDPLYVHIVMELCEGGELFDRIIQRGHYSERKAAELTRIIVGVVEACHSLGVMHRDLKPENFLLANRDDDSSLKAIDFGLSVFFKPGQIFTDVVGSPYYVAPEVLCKHYGPEADVWTAGVILYILLSGVPPFWAETQQGIFDAVLKGVIDFDSEPWPMISDSAKDLIRKMLCSRPSDRLTAHEVLCHPWICENGVAPDQALDPAVLSRLKQFSAMNKLKKMALRVIAESLSEEEIAGLKEMFQAMDTDSSGAITFDELKEGLRRYGSNLKESEIRSLMDAADVDNSGTIDYGEFVAATIHLNKLEREEHLVAAFSYFDKDGSGYITVDELQQACKDHNMTDVQIDDIIREVDQDNDGRIDYGEFVAMMQKGNMGHGRITMQRMRNSLNISMKDAPGAH
- the LOC103978219 gene encoding calcium-dependent protein kinase 26 isoform X1 yields the protein MGNTCRGGSLVGSRYFPSYSGPTDRSSSCSSSDGTPRYHLSFSHLDPDEPPQPAAKPDRDGAMRRSGEGSATWVLGHRTANLRDLYTLGRKLGQGQFGTTYLCTEVATGREYACKSISKRKLIAKEDVEDVRREIQIMHHLSGHKNVVTIKGAYEDPLYVHIVMELCEGGELFDRIIQRGHYSERKAAELTRIIVGVVEACHSLGVMHRDLKPENFLLANRDDDSSLKAIDFGLSVFFKPGQIFTDVVGSPYYVAPEVLCKHYGPEADVWTAGVILYILLSGVPPFWAGIVLICAFTKFCEFLGLNCACFSETQQGIFDAVLKGVIDFDSEPWPMISDSAKDLIRKMLCSRPSDRLTAHEVLCHPWICENGVAPDQALDPAVLSRLKQFSAMNKLKKMALRVIAESLSEEEIAGLKEMFQAMDTDSSGAITFDELKEGLRRYGSNLKESEIRSLMDAADVDNSGTIDYGEFVAATIHLNKLEREEHLVAAFSYFDKDGSGYITVDELQQACKDHNMTDVQIDDIIREVDQDNDGRIDYGEFVAMMQKGNMGHGRITMQRMRNSLNISMKDAPGAH
- the LOC103978220 gene encoding pentatricopeptide repeat-containing protein At2g26790, mitochondrial-like isoform X2, which codes for MLRSRRAESLLKRPALRSVKILTRLSNCGSLPLAAAFSSADALNEDTRCVVEPKARPVPHLLSQSSCGSASRVARKLRCLRGKPDVPLAFFKDSVALGFRHDHSTYSAIVRILAESHCHKQLVTFFCDLISSGREHGFEVPALFDALARQLNDSSLLTCAVDAMIEACTFCLTPEKAVYMFSQLNSSRFIPSAWSCVVLLKFITKDSDLETVMTVYDQMKKLGTSIAANLSSVVIKALFQAGKLDDALQVLEDVKESGLEPSPIIYSDVIEGLCACGRYEAGHAILEETVRNGIDVNVFTYNKVIDGLSQGRRLQEAEMLLKEMIKRGVHPDTFSYGILIRGYCDTGNLIRALDMYEEMVTHSIKPDATIISFLLHCFCKLGMDFEAIEFFQKFKDSGLHVDEVLYDIIIIAHCKLGRMRDAAELLKEMKSKGLNPDKIHYTNLINGYCRKGEMYNAQKVFADMVKKDVEPDLFTYNVLASGFCRNGFVKEAFDLLDYMLDRGIEPNALTYSVAIDGLCRGGKLKEAEILFKILEERKIAQCAVLFSSMVCGYLESGCTKEASMLFVKFSKQGTLVDEIARCRLINELCRDGDIERASAAFRLMQEMQITPDEPCYYNLVAAYCQVGDMHNAQILFDDFVHQGLSPDVILYTTLIRGYCKANRLQEACELFFQMIQRGTKPDVVAYTVMLDGYLKDTLQKGRSDSDKERWKTEH
- the LOC103978220 gene encoding pentatricopeptide repeat-containing protein At2g26790, mitochondrial-like isoform X1, whose product is MLRSRRAESLLKRPALRSVKILTRLSNCGSLPLAAAFSSADALNEDTRCVVEPKARPVPHLLSQSSCGSASRVARKLRCLRGKPDVPLAFFKDSVALGFRHDHSTYSAIVRILAESHCHKQLVTFFCDLISSGREHGFEVPALFDALARQLNDSSLLTCAVDAMIEACTFCLTPEKAVYMFSQLNSSRFIPSAWSCVVLLKFITKDSDLETVMTVYDQMKKLGTSIAANLSSVVIKALFQAGKLDDALQVLEDVKESGLEPSPIIYSDVIEGLCACGRYEAGHAILEETVRNGIDVNVFTYNKVIDGLSQGRRLQEAEMLLKEMIKRGVHPDTFSYGILIRGYCDTGNLIRALDMYEEMVTHSIKPDATIISFLLHCFCKLGMDFEAIEFFQKFKDSGLHVDEVLYDIIIIAHCKLGRMRDAAELLKEMKSKGLNPDKIHYTNLINGYCRKGEMYNAQKVFADMVKKDVEPDLFTYNVLASGFCRNGFVKEAFDLLDYMLDRGIEPNALTYSVAIDGLCRGGKLKEAEILFKILEERKIAQCAVLFSSMVCGYLESGCTKEASMLFVKFSKQGTLVDEIARCRLINELCRDGDIERASAAFRLMQEMQITPDEPCYYNLVAAYCQVGDMHNAQILFDDFVHQGLSPDVILYTTLIRGYCKANRLQEACELFFQMIQRGTKPDVVAYTVMLDGYLKDTLQKGRSDSDKERWKTEVREKYSKLLNSMRDMEVKPDSVFYTALIDWHCKIDDLQEAHKLFDEMIEKGLTPDAFTYTALISGYCNKGNIEKAEGLVEEMLNKGIQPSSLTFSILDRGSLCSKSLQIQ